The following proteins come from a genomic window of Clostridiisalibacter paucivorans DSM 22131:
- the phoU gene encoding phosphate signaling complex protein PhoU, translating to MRRNFDYQLQELQEMLLKMGALVENIIELAIDSLVKQDVEMADRVIILDDKADKMEVEIEIKCLELIALQQPKAKDLRKISSILKIITDLERIGDHGVNISKATKKMSNEKYIKPLIDIPKMANHAKMMIKKSLDSFVKEDVKLAEGVANTDDIVDDIYESMYVELLEMLSKDKSIMNQVIDLLFIGRYIERIADHTTNICERVIYMVTSERVEF from the coding sequence TTGAGAAGAAATTTTGATTATCAATTACAAGAATTACAGGAAATGCTATTAAAAATGGGTGCATTGGTTGAAAATATAATAGAGCTTGCTATAGATTCATTAGTTAAACAAGATGTAGAAATGGCAGATAGAGTGATAATTCTAGATGACAAAGCAGATAAAATGGAAGTAGAGATAGAAATAAAATGTCTTGAACTTATTGCATTACAACAACCTAAGGCAAAAGACTTAAGAAAAATAAGTTCTATTTTAAAAATAATAACAGATTTAGAAAGAATAGGAGACCATGGAGTAAATATTTCTAAGGCAACAAAAAAAATGTCCAATGAGAAATATATAAAACCGTTGATAGACATCCCTAAAATGGCAAATCATGCTAAAATGATGATAAAAAAAAGTTTAGATAGTTTTGTAAAAGAAGATGTAAAATTAGCTGAAGGAGTCGCTAACACAGATGATATAGTAGATGATATATATGAGTCAATGTATGTGGAATTATTAGAAATGTTGAGTAAGGACAAAAGTATTATGAATCAAGTGATAGATTTATTGTTTATAGGAAGATATATTGAACGAATTGCTGATCATACAACTAATATATGTGAAAGAGTAATATATATGGTAACAAGTGAAAGGGTTGAATTTTAA
- a CDS encoding YhcN/YlaJ family sporulation lipoprotein, whose protein sequence is MQKRSLFTLIIFIVSFSLMACQPAEKPNLPDNNNTNDIGRYNNNNNNMNNNMNNDMNMDNNMSARAENIADSVVDIAGVDDATVVITGDTALVGVDIAGNDNGEVTDKLKRSIINVVKKVDNRIDNVIVTASPDFFDRIDNIARDIKRGKPLSGFVDEVNEIIRRVAPTAD, encoded by the coding sequence TTGCAAAAGAGAAGTCTATTTACCCTAATAATATTTATTGTTTCTTTTTCTTTGATGGCTTGTCAACCAGCAGAAAAGCCTAACTTACCTGATAACAATAACACCAATGACATAGGAAGATACAATAATAACAATAACAACATGAATAACAATATGAATAATGATATGAATATGGATAATAATATGTCTGCTAGGGCTGAAAACATAGCTGATAGTGTAGTTGATATAGCAGGTGTAGATGATGCAACTGTTGTTATTACAGGAGATACTGCATTGGTAGGTGTAGATATAGCTGGAAATGATAATGGAGAGGTAACGGATAAGTTAAAAAGAAGTATAATTAATGTAGTAAAAAAAGTAGATAACAGAATAGACAATGTGATTGTGACTGCTTCTCCTGATTTTTTTGATAGAATAGATAATATAGCAAGAGATATAAAAAGAGGAAAACCTCTATCAGGATTTGTAGATGAAGTAAACGAAATAATTAGAAGGGTAGCTCCTACTGCAGATTAA
- the pstB gene encoding phosphate ABC transporter ATP-binding protein PstB → MTENKITVRDLNLFYGDFQALKNINIDIDKNKITALIGPSGCGKSTFLKTLNRMNDLVEGVKITGDVLIDGHDIYKNIDVIKLRKRVGMVFQKPNPFPMSIYDNIAYGPRAHGIKRKSVLDEIVEKSLRDAAIWDEVKDRLKKNALGMSGGQQQRLCIARALAVEPDVLLMDEPTSALDPIATARIEELTEELKEKYTIVIVTHSMQQAGRISDNTAFFLLGELIEFSETAKIFSNPSDKRTEDYITGRFG, encoded by the coding sequence ATGACTGAAAATAAAATAACTGTTAGAGATTTAAATCTTTTTTATGGAGATTTTCAAGCACTTAAGAATATAAATATTGATATAGATAAAAATAAAATAACAGCATTAATAGGACCCTCTGGTTGTGGTAAGTCTACTTTTTTAAAGACTTTAAATAGAATGAATGATCTTGTAGAGGGAGTAAAAATAACTGGAGATGTGTTAATTGATGGACATGATATATATAAGAATATAGATGTTATAAAGTTGAGAAAAAGGGTTGGGATGGTATTTCAAAAGCCAAATCCATTTCCCATGAGTATATATGATAATATAGCATATGGGCCTAGGGCTCATGGAATTAAAAGGAAGTCTGTATTAGATGAAATAGTTGAAAAGAGTCTAAGGGATGCAGCTATATGGGATGAAGTTAAAGATAGGTTAAAGAAAAATGCATTGGGTATGTCAGGAGGTCAGCAACAGAGGCTATGTATAGCTAGAGCATTGGCAGTGGAACCTGATGTATTATTAATGGATGAACCAACATCTGCACTTGATCCTATAGCCACAGCTAGAATAGAAGAGCTTACAGAGGAATTAAAGGAAAAGTATACTATAGTTATAGTTACCCATTCTATGCAGCAAGCAGGGAGAATATCTGATAATACAGCATTCTTCTTATTAGGAGAATTAATAGAATTTAGTGAAACAGCTAAGATTTTTTCCAATCCAAGTGATAAAAGGACAGAAGATTATATAACAGGAAGATTTGGTTAA
- the yfmH gene encoding EF-P 5-aminopentanol modification-associated protein YfmH produces MEIKELASDRLEEKIREVQLDNGLKLFYMPKKGFSKKYAIFTTKYGSNDNRFVPLGKDEFEDVPEGIAHFLEHKLFEEPEGNIFNEFSKLGSYVNAFTNFNQTAYLFSCTENFYENLSLLIKFVQNPYFTDENVNKEKGIIEQEIKMYDDEPGWKVFFNCLKGMYKKHPVRIDIAGTVESINKITKETLYKCYNTFYHPSNMILFMIGDLDFEKSIDKIMNVMKESPSNNVKEIKRFYSKEPKEINEKYIEESLAVSVPLFNMGFKDLDIGTDGTELLKRNIETEILLEMLFGSSTEFYQYLYDSGLIDNSFGFQYVGHKDYGHSIIGGQSEDPNKVSEEILKYVEKLKLEGLKEELFIRMKNKLMGYHIMDFNSLENIANGFASYYFDNISLFDYIYILEKITLKDVENRLKAHLTKDNYTLSIIYPRKDI; encoded by the coding sequence ATGGAAATTAAAGAATTAGCAAGTGATAGACTAGAGGAAAAAATAAGAGAAGTACAATTAGATAATGGGCTTAAGTTATTTTATATGCCTAAAAAGGGATTTAGTAAAAAGTATGCTATATTTACTACCAAATATGGCTCCAATGACAATAGATTTGTACCTTTAGGAAAAGATGAGTTTGAAGATGTTCCTGAGGGTATAGCCCATTTTCTAGAACACAAACTTTTTGAAGAACCTGAAGGCAATATTTTCAATGAATTTTCAAAATTGGGCTCATATGTTAATGCATTTACTAACTTTAATCAGACAGCGTATTTATTTTCATGTACAGAAAATTTCTATGAGAATTTAAGCCTATTAATAAAATTTGTTCAAAATCCTTATTTTACAGATGAAAATGTTAATAAAGAAAAGGGGATAATTGAACAAGAAATAAAAATGTATGATGATGAGCCTGGATGGAAGGTATTTTTTAATTGTCTCAAAGGTATGTATAAAAAACATCCAGTAAGAATTGATATAGCTGGGACAGTTGAATCTATAAATAAAATAACTAAGGAAACATTATATAAGTGCTATAATACCTTTTATCATCCCAGTAATATGATTCTATTTATGATTGGAGATTTAGATTTTGAGAAGTCTATTGATAAAATAATGAATGTTATGAAGGAAAGTCCTTCTAATAATGTTAAGGAAATAAAAAGATTCTATTCTAAAGAACCTAAAGAGATAAACGAAAAGTATATAGAAGAATCATTGGCAGTATCAGTGCCTCTTTTTAATATGGGGTTTAAAGATTTAGACATAGGTACTGATGGGACAGAATTGTTGAAAAGAAATATAGAAACAGAAATATTGCTAGAGATGTTGTTTGGTAGCAGTACAGAATTCTATCAATATTTATATGATAGTGGATTGATAGATAATAGCTTTGGATTCCAGTATGTTGGACATAAGGACTATGGGCATTCTATTATAGGTGGCCAATCAGAGGATCCTAACAAGGTATCTGAAGAGATACTTAAATATGTAGAGAAATTAAAGCTTGAAGGATTAAAAGAAGAATTATTTATTAGAATGAAGAATAAACTTATGGGTTATCATATAATGGATTTCAATTCTTTAGAGAACATAGCCAATGGATTTGCGTCTTATTATTTTGACAATATATCATTATTTGACTATATATATATATTAGAAAAAATTACATTAAAGGATGTAGAAAATAGGCTAAAAGCTCATTTGACCAAAGATAACTACACTTTATCTATTATATATCCAAGGAAAGATATATAG
- the yfmF gene encoding EF-P 5-aminopentanol modification-associated protein YfmF has product MADIIRREIDNAVNVNIINSQKFKSQLISIHIARPLSKKEVTLNALIPYVLKRGTKNFNRAIDIERKLEELYGSQMISTIDKKGEKQILTFAIEGPLDQFVKAEGMLLESIKLINDIVNNPYILSNEFKDTYVEQEKKNLMNRIQGRINNKKRYAVDRCIEEMCKNESYSLYKYGYVQDLKDINGKKLYEHYKEIMATSPIEISVVGNVDVDDTIKLLKENLKFERENIIEIPKEVIKKEVKTKNMVTEEMDINQGKITMGFRTNIDYKDELYEPFLIANNILGGGPNSKLFLNVREKESLAYYINSRTYKYKGIMLISGGIDFDKFDKSIDIIKEQVEALKKGNFSDDDIDQAKKALITSIQSMTDSNYSISDFYVSRALSKDKKDISEIINNIKNTNRDKIIEAVSKLSLDTIYFLKSKEENAEGRNINGN; this is encoded by the coding sequence ATGGCAGATATTATACGAAGAGAAATTGATAATGCTGTAAATGTAAACATAATTAATTCTCAAAAATTCAAATCACAATTGATAAGTATCCATATAGCAAGACCACTTTCAAAGAAAGAGGTTACATTGAATGCTTTAATACCTTATGTATTGAAAAGAGGTACAAAAAATTTTAATAGAGCTATAGATATAGAACGGAAACTAGAAGAATTATATGGTTCTCAAATGATTTCTACTATAGATAAGAAGGGAGAGAAACAGATTTTAACCTTTGCTATAGAAGGTCCTTTAGATCAATTTGTAAAAGCAGAAGGAATGCTTCTAGAGAGTATAAAGTTGATAAATGATATAGTAAATAATCCTTATATTTTATCAAATGAATTTAAAGATACTTATGTTGAACAAGAGAAAAAAAATCTTATGAATAGAATACAAGGAAGAATAAATAATAAAAAGCGATATGCAGTAGATAGATGTATAGAAGAAATGTGCAAAAATGAATCATATAGTTTGTATAAATATGGATATGTACAGGATTTAAAAGATATAAATGGCAAAAAATTATATGAACATTATAAAGAGATTATGGCAACTAGCCCCATAGAAATAAGTGTTGTGGGAAATGTTGATGTAGATGATACTATAAAACTATTAAAAGAAAATCTAAAGTTCGAGAGAGAAAATATAATTGAAATACCTAAAGAGGTTATAAAAAAAGAAGTTAAGACTAAAAATATGGTAACAGAAGAAATGGATATAAACCAAGGGAAAATAACTATGGGATTTAGAACAAATATAGATTATAAAGATGAACTCTACGAGCCTTTTTTGATAGCTAATAATATATTAGGAGGAGGACCCAATTCTAAACTATTTTTAAATGTGAGAGAGAAAGAGAGTCTCGCCTACTATATAAATTCTAGAACGTATAAATACAAGGGAATAATGTTAATATCAGGTGGAATTGATTTTGATAAATTTGATAAATCAATTGACATAATAAAAGAACAAGTAGAGGCACTTAAAAAAGGGAATTTCAGTGATGATGATATAGATCAAGCTAAAAAAGCCTTAATTACATCTATTCAGTCTATGACAGATAGTAATTATTCTATTTCTGATTTTTATGTAAGTCGAGCACTTTCTAAAGATAAAAAGGATATCTCTGAGATTATAAACAATATTAAAAATACAAATAGAGATAAAATAATTGAAGCTGTTAGCAAATTAAGCCTAGATACTATATACTTTTTAAAAAGCAAAGAAGAAAATGCTGAAGGGAGGAATATAAATGGAAATTAA